One Lacticaseibacillus rhamnosus genomic window carries:
- a CDS encoding glycoside hydrolase family 30 protein, whose product MTTTEKGLYPTEFWTVTAGDLAQKRDHLATPKPETTPGDAAKIVIDPADRHQEWIGAGAAITDAAASLIWKQSKEQRSALLHEMFDPEEGHFSTIRIPLGSCEPASQPYYTYDDVPFGEHDASLSKFSVGEGEPGAPDATKDLKYLIPVVQEILAINPAVKIMASPWSAPAWMKSTGELKMGGHLRFGEYTNNGYAIKDTFEGVYAQYFVRYLEEYRKYGIPIYAITIQNEPSNAAAWPAMIWKIPELAHFGYKFLRPALDKTFPDTKIYFWDGSLNVLDVIDKPLSELVTPDEAAAFDGFAFHTYDGPYTNLFKGSRLNPNWKLAMTERRCMIEETPEDASHIMFGLIGNWLVRQGLNMIDLWNIALDERGLPNQVGSTGRRGVVTIDHTTGKVQRNLEYYMLRNFNQDVVPGSIVIGSTNYTQDGYTGGLGSVAFLAPDGAIAAHLYNPSGKPLDAAVTINNDGPVTWQHVTVPAWGTVTLHKAFGPVNESAPRQDEDFKLNPYPANLMDDWAPGKGVNANKK is encoded by the coding sequence GAATTTTGGACGGTAACGGCTGGCGATCTGGCACAAAAGCGTGACCATCTGGCAACTCCAAAACCAGAAACGACACCCGGCGATGCAGCCAAGATCGTGATTGATCCTGCTGACCGGCATCAGGAATGGATCGGCGCAGGTGCCGCCATCACCGATGCAGCAGCATCACTTATCTGGAAGCAGAGCAAGGAACAACGCAGTGCCTTGCTACATGAAATGTTTGACCCAGAAGAAGGTCATTTCTCGACCATCCGTATTCCATTAGGATCCTGCGAACCAGCCAGTCAACCTTATTACACTTATGATGATGTGCCATTTGGCGAGCATGATGCATCCTTATCTAAGTTTTCTGTTGGTGAAGGTGAACCCGGAGCGCCTGATGCAACCAAAGATCTTAAATATCTGATTCCGGTTGTTCAGGAAATTCTGGCGATTAACCCAGCCGTTAAGATTATGGCTTCACCATGGTCTGCTCCCGCTTGGATGAAGAGTACCGGCGAACTAAAAATGGGCGGCCACTTACGTTTTGGCGAATATACCAACAATGGCTATGCAATTAAGGACACGTTCGAAGGCGTTTACGCGCAATACTTTGTTCGTTACCTTGAAGAATATCGCAAGTATGGCATTCCGATTTACGCCATCACGATCCAAAACGAACCTTCCAATGCAGCTGCATGGCCAGCCATGATCTGGAAGATTCCGGAACTGGCACACTTTGGCTACAAGTTCCTTCGCCCGGCTTTGGACAAGACCTTCCCTGATACCAAGATTTACTTCTGGGATGGCAGTTTAAACGTCCTTGATGTCATCGACAAGCCACTAAGCGAGTTGGTGACCCCTGATGAAGCGGCTGCATTTGATGGTTTTGCCTTCCATACCTACGATGGTCCTTACACCAACTTGTTTAAAGGCAGTCGCCTGAATCCAAACTGGAAACTCGCCATGACCGAACGCCGCTGCATGATCGAAGAAACACCAGAAGATGCTTCTCATATTATGTTTGGCTTGATCGGTAATTGGCTCGTGCGTCAAGGCTTGAACATGATTGATCTTTGGAACATTGCCTTGGACGAACGGGGCTTGCCAAACCAGGTAGGGTCAACTGGCCGTCGCGGGGTTGTCACCATTGATCACACAACCGGTAAAGTTCAACGTAACCTGGAATACTACATGCTGCGTAACTTCAACCAAGATGTTGTTCCGGGATCTATTGTGATTGGCTCCACCAACTACACGCAAGATGGCTACACCGGTGGCTTAGGCTCCGTTGCCTTTCTTGCTCCCGATGGCGCCATTGCTGCTCACCTCTACAACCCATCCGGCAAGCCGTTGGACGCCGCCGTTACCATCAACAATGACGGCCCGGTTACTTGGCAGCATGTTACCGTTCCGGCATGGGGAACCGTAACGCTTCATAAGGCATTTGGTCCCGTCAATGAAAGTGCGCCGCGTCAGGATGAAGACTTCAAGCTGAATCCTTATCCGGCAAATCTGATGGACGACTGGGCACCGGGCAAAGGTGTGAATGCTAACAAGAAATAA